The Candidatus Lernaella stagnicola DNA window CCTGCGATTGGCCGGGTTGCCTGGAAGCCCACGACAACATTTCGGAAGCGTCCGCGTTTGCCGGGATGCTCGACTTCCATTTGACGGCCACCAGCGCCCTCATCGATGCGGGCGTCGATCCGACCGCATGGTACGACGGCGACCCGTTGTACGTTGATATCGACGGCGAGGCGCGGCCCGTCGGCGAGGGTTGGGATATCGGCGCCGACGAAGCGCCCGTCGCGGTGTGGTGACGGGAGAAAAACCAGCGGCTGTTTACGGACGATCCGGCAAGTGGTACCCCTTTGGCAGCATGAGGGAAGGGGAGTCCATGCCGTTTCAGAACCAAATCGTCGAGCCAACGGAATCGCCCGCCGTGACCCGCGGAATCGTCGGGGGTTTACACTGATGCCCGGCGCCGACTACCACGTGCACTCCTCTTTATGCGGCCACGCCCGCGGGAAAATCGATGCCTACGTCGAGCACGCGATTCGCGTGGGTCTGGACGAAATCGGTTTTTCCGAGCACCTCCCCATGGACGTGTGGGGCGAGCGCGATCCCTCGTTGACCATGGGCCTGGGCGACATGGACACGTACCTGGCGGAAGTGGCCCGCGTGCGCGACAAATACGCGGACCGTATCATCGTGCGGCTTGGCATCGAGGCGGATTTCCCTCCCGATCGACAAGATGCCGTTGCCGGGTTTTTGAGCCGCCATAAATTCGATTACGTCATCGGTTCGGTGCATTTCCTCGGCGACTGGGGCATCGACGACCCACGCGAGTTGCACAAATGGGACGGCAGGGATGTCGACGAAGTGTATGAATCCTACTTCGAAGCCGTGCGGCGCGCCGTGCAGTCCGGCCTGTTCGACATACTGGGCCATGCCGATCTGGTCAAAAAGTTCGGCCACCGGCCGCGGGGCGATATTTCCCCGTGGTACGAGCGAATCGCCGAAGCGCTGGCGGCGCGGGAGATGGCCGTTGAATTGAACACCGCCGGTTTGCGGAAACCGGTCGGCGAGATGTATCCGCATCCGGATTTGCTCCGCGCGTGCCGCGTCCGGGACGTGCCGCTGGTCATCAGCAGCGACGCCCACGCGCCGGAGGAAGTCGGTCTGCAACGCGCCGATGCCGAGCACTTGGCAAGAGAAATCGGCTTTACGCATACCGTGGGTTATGCAGCCCGTCGCGTCGTCACGAGCTTCGCGCTGTAGCGGCAACCGAGAAGGCTTTATCCTTGGTCGCATCGCTGGCATAATCGACGCGACCCACACCGTCGAACAATGAGGTACGGCATGCCGCAGGCTGTCCAGCGAAGTGAGCCCCGCATCAACTTCCGTTTGTCCGTTTTTTTTGGGGAAAGCGAACCGGATTTGATCGGTCACGTCAAAAACATTTCGCTCTACGGCGCGGCGATTTCCTGCGCGAATCTCGTGACACCCAAAACGCGGTTGAACATGCGACTCGAGACCGATCGCGGCCCCATGAAGATGGTCGGCGAAGTTCGTTGGAGCCGGCGTTTCTCGCTGCAATTTTCCTTCGTCGATGACTGCGAGATGGGCGTGCACTTCGTCGAATCGGACCCACGCTATCCGAACTATTTTTCCGATCTGTCCGAGCAGCACGTCGAACTGCGCGCCGAGCCGCGTTTCGACAAGGTGTTCATCGTCACCATCGACAACGGAACCGAATTGCAGACGCTCAATATCAGCCGCAGCGGCATGTACGTGATGACCGCCAACTCACCGGCCTGCGGCTCGATTGTCCAAGTGCGGCTCGTGCTCCCCAACCTCAATATCACCGTCGGCATCGAAGGCGAAGTACAACACACCGTCGATGTCAGCGAGGCGTACGACCGGGGCTTGAAACCCGGTTTCGGACTCAAGTTCCTTCGCTTTCTCACCGAAACCGAAGCGCAGTTTCATGAATACGTCGATTGGTTGGCGGGGGCTCCGATTCGCGATGAAACGCCGTCGTAAACGCAACTAGCCGCGGGCGATGATTACTTTCAAACCGATGCGAAGCCGTTGTCGACCCCTCCGTGTGTTCTGGTGGCTCGCAGTGTGGGCCATTCCCATTCTATGCACTTGCGCCTGCTCTCCGGAAAGGGAGGAATCCATCGTGCGAGATCGCTTGACCGTCGTGACGTACAACATGTGGCACGGACTCAACCCGACCGGACTCATCATGTTCGAGGAGCAGGAAACGACTGCCGATCGCGATCGCCGCATGCGGGGTTTCTACCACCACGTACGCGCGTTGAATCCCGACATCATCTTTCTGCAGGAAGTGAACCCGGCGCCGGGCCTGAGCCGCCGACTTGCCGCCGATCTCGGGTATGACCACACCTTCATCGTCGATAACGCGGGCGTAAAAATCGGCGCGTTCGGGCCACCGTTCAATTTCCGCAGCGGCCAGGCCATCCTCGCCAAGCCCGATCTCCATTTGCAGGCGCTGGGCGGGACGAAGCTGTCGGGAAAATTCGGTTGGGCGGCGTGGCACAGCTCGCTGCAGTTCAGCGAGTTCCGCGACGCGGTCGCCGCGGCGGTAACCGTCAACCAGCGCCGCGTCTTGCTCATGGGGCTGCACGCGCACCACGGCCCCGAGGCAGACCGGGAGATCCAGGAAGGGCTCGACGAGTTGGAAGCCGCGGGCGTTATCGATAGTGCTCGCCGGCAGGAAATTCTCTCCAAGTTTGCGCAAGCCTCAGTGCGACGGCGCGGGGAGTTGGAGAAAGCGCTTGCCTTTGCCTCGCGCATCGGCATGGATCGCGGCCCTGTTTTGTTCGCCGGCGACTTCAACGCGTCGCCCGACAGCCCGGAGTTGATGTGGCTCAAAAACGAGCAGCAATTTGCCTCCGTCACCGCTGATGAAGATCCCGCTTCGCTGTTGATCACCTGGGATCACCGCCGCAATCTCAACACGCACTACTTCCATGATTTCGTCCCGGTTCACATCTTCGAGCCGGACGTCATGCGCGTGCTCAATCCACTGGTGGTGACGGGCAGTAAGCGAATCGATTACGTGTTCCATCGCGGTTTCGGCGAGTCATACCGGGTAGTCGAGGCCGGCCTATTCGGCGAAGAACTTTTCGAGGGACACTACGCATCCGACCACTTCGGCGTGTACGCGGTTTTCCATATCGAGGATTAACGGCAGGCGGGTTCGTATCCGCCGCGGCAGGCCCGTTCGTAGAGTTGACGCGCCTCGTTCGGCCGATCGAATGCGATCGTATCGGCCAACAATAAGCACCCGCGCATATCACCCTGTTCACACGAGCGATAGAAGAAATTGGCTGCGACCTGTGGGAGTGCGTCGCGCAGCCGCAACCCGAGACGATTGCAGCCGCGGGTGTAGCCGGCCTCACAAGCCCGCTGATACAGAACGTTGATCTTGCGATCGTCAGTGAGCGGACCGGCACCGGATTCATGAAGCATCGCCAGATTCGCGCAGGCGATCGGCTCGCCCCCTTCGCACGCCTCCAGGTACAGACAAGCAGCGCGGTCGGGGTTTTTCGGAACGCCGTTGCCCAGAGCCAGGATCACGCCCGCGTTGCTGCAGGCGATCAGCAGGCCCAGGTGGCAGGCGCGTTCGTATAGAGGCAGCGCAATCTCCGGTTCGTTTCGGTGGTGGCTGAATTCCCGCGCCTCGGCGAAGAGACACGCGGCCGAGGCATGACGTTTGTAGTAAGCGGACGCCTCTTCCCATTGACCTAAGATCTGCAGCGCATAAGCCTGGAGTCCGCAACAATCTTCGCAACCCTGTTCGCAATAACCTGCCAGCAACGGCGACCACCGCCGGGCCGCTTTTTCTTTTTTGTAAATCAGCTCGTGCACGGTTTCGTCGATCCATTGCGCGAGGCGTTTGGGGTCGGTCGGGTAGCCCACGTCGGCGGCGGCAAGAGTGGGTCCGGGAGGCGTTGGCTTGGCGCTCGCGCGGGGCGTGTGGTTGCCCGATACGTACCACCAGCCGAATGCGCCGGCGGCCACCACCACCAGCGCTAATAGAAGCAACCGTTTCATTGGTCGCATCGTAGCAGCACAACTCCCTTCCCACAATTCGCTGCGGCATGCCGATGTCTTTTGTGTTAGAAACGCAACAAATCCAGCGAACGAAACGCAGAAGGTTTCACAAAAGCATGACCACGGAAAACACCGCCCTCGACGCAGCAAAAACGTGCGGCAAAGGCCCCTTCGGCCCGTGGGCGTCGGTGGGCCTGACCCTCGGCGCGATTTTCATCATGTTCAGCGTACAATCGCTGTTAGCGATCCCGGCCATCATGGCGGGAGTCGGCGACACAGCTAGCGGCGAAAGCCTCTCGGCGGTCGATTTCACGACGGAGATGCTTAACTCGCCCCTCGGTTTGCTGACGACGGTCGTGGCGATGTTCTTTTCCATGGTGATACTCTTCGGCATTGTCGTGGCGCTGGTGCAATTGCGCGGTGGGCCGACGCTGCGGGATTACTTGGGCGCGGTGCGCGTGCGCGTTGGTGTGTACGCCCGGTGGCTCTTGATCCTGTTCGCTTACGGCTTGCTGATGCAGGTCGTTTGGACGGTCTTCGATTTGCCCTCGGAAGACTTCGTCATGGATATTGTGCGCCACACCTGGGTTCTTCCCCTAATTATTCCGGTTGTCGTCATTGCGTCGCCGATCGCCGAGGAGTCATTGTTTCGCGGTTTCCTGTACGCCGCCTTTGATCGCACGCCCGCGCAGCGTTTGGCGGTGATCGTGGTGAGCGCGGCGGTGTGGTCCGGCCTGCACGCATTCCAATACCAGTGGTACACGGTGTTGGGCATGTTCGGGATGGGTGTTGTCTTCGGTTTCGCCCGTTGGCTGAGCGGTTCGCTTTACGTGGCGATCGCGCTGCACGCCTTCTGGAACCTGGCTTCGACGATCATTGCATTGCTTATCGTGGCCGGTCTCTTGGATATGTGAAAGGGAAGGGTGCCATGTCGGACACCTCGCCGCCGGTCGAAAAGAGAGGAACCGGGCGACTTTTTCTGCGCGCCGCGTTGTGGTCCGGTTTCGCCTTCGGCGCTTGGTTCCTGGGACTCGTTGCCGTACCTGGGCTCGCGGATATTTCCGCAGCGACCGACTTCACCGACGTCATCACCTGGGAAGCCTCTCCTTTATTGGCCTTCGTTTTGGGCATGCTTGCCGTTTGCTGGGCGGCGCGGCGATGGCGGCGGGGCGGCGTCGTCGAAGTGTTGGGCGTCGTGGCCGTCAAGTGGAAGGTGGTTGTCGGCCTTTGCATCGTGACCGTGGTTGCCGTTCTATTGCACGACGTGCTGCGCTACGCCCTCGGTTTGCCGTTGCTGCCTCCGGAATACACGCGTCTTATTCAAGCCTCGAACCACCCCATCGTGTTGTCGCTGGGTTTCCTGATCGCGGCGCCGATCTTCGAGGAAGTGTACTTTCGCGGCTTTTTCATCACGGCCTTCGGCGGCACCTGCCTGCGTCCGTGGGGCGCGGCGGTTGTCGCGGCCGCAATCTGGGCGTTTGCCCACACCCAGTACGACTTGACCTACATGCCGATCATTTTCTTAGCCGGCCTTGCCTTCGCGGGAGTGCGTTTGCTCACCGGCAGCATCGTGCCGGCTGTCGTGGCCCATGCCCTCATCAACCTGATGTCATACGTACACGTGATGTTTTTTCTGGAGCGGTGAAGCGCCTAGAATCTCAACAGGCGATTCAGGTTCTTGTGCAGCCATGTTTGGCAACGCTCGAAGCCGGGATGCGCCGCCTCCGCGTCTTTGAACGCCTTGCTGTGGATGATGCGCCGATTCCCGCCGTCGCGGGGCCGAAACAGCCAGTGCAGCATTTCGTGATACACCAGATGTTCGATCACGTATTGGGGGACCCAAGGAGCATCCAGCGTTCGGTGAACGCGGATGATATTGGTTTGGGGATCATACGATCCAAGCTGAATACCGCGGCGATTGCGGCGGCGCGGCGCCTGTCGCCCCCACGTGATTTTCGCGTCACATTGGCGCTTGAAGTGCTTCTCGTTGACCCGCGTGAAAACCGCCAACAGGTCATGATGCTCGCCCTCGGTATCGAAATGCATGACTCGCGTGTGATAGGCCTCGGGCTCGTCCACGATCTCTTGATTGGCGCGGATAAACTTATCGAGCGTGGCGCGATTGCTTTTGGCCGGCCGTTTGCAAAACGAGGCGACCGTGCGCCAGATGCGCCGCCCGCCGTCGAGAAACATGACGTGCAGGCGCAAGGCCAGCCGGCCGTTGTCCCAGCGATAGCTGATCATCGTTCGACGATTCGTCGTGACGGTGATGTCGACCGGAACGCCCAGTTCCCGAACCAGGTGTTCGCGCAACGCTTCGATACTCGCGGTCCGTTTCGGCATGGGCGTTAGGCTGCCAGAAGCCAACGCGCCGGACAAGCGGCCGGGTGACGCGATTGCGCCCGGTCGGAACACGGGATTACGTTATGGAAAAGCCACGTTGAGAGGGTTTCGGTAAATCGCGCGATGAGTTTTATTCGGTACCCTTCAGAGCCAGGCGCTGATTAACCCGCTTCGTGTAGAAGCCTTCCTCGTTGGGTTCGCCCAGTGCCATCGCCACGACGCCCAGGGCATCCTCGAACTCTTCGGAAGGTTTGAACTTCACCGTTAGGTTGGCGCGGCTGGAGGTCGGCTGGCTCTGATTAATGCGAAGACTACCATCCAGCAAAAGTTCGATATGGTTGCCCTTGAGGTTGAATTCATTGACTTGAAGAGTCTGGTTTTTCAACGTCAGGCTCGCCCGGCTGGGTTCGAAGGTGAGGTCGGGGAACTTCTTGCCGACCAAATCAATATTCAT harbors:
- a CDS encoding histidinol-phosphatase HisJ family protein, yielding MPGADYHVHSSLCGHARGKIDAYVEHAIRVGLDEIGFSEHLPMDVWGERDPSLTMGLGDMDTYLAEVARVRDKYADRIIVRLGIEADFPPDRQDAVAGFLSRHKFDYVIGSVHFLGDWGIDDPRELHKWDGRDVDEVYESYFEAVRRAVQSGLFDILGHADLVKKFGHRPRGDISPWYERIAEALAAREMAVELNTAGLRKPVGEMYPHPDLLRACRVRDVPLVISSDAHAPEEVGLQRADAEHLAREIGFTHTVGYAARRVVTSFAL
- a CDS encoding PilZ domain-containing protein, with the translated sequence MPQAVQRSEPRINFRLSVFFGESEPDLIGHVKNISLYGAAISCANLVTPKTRLNMRLETDRGPMKMVGEVRWSRRFSLQFSFVDDCEMGVHFVESDPRYPNYFSDLSEQHVELRAEPRFDKVFIVTIDNGTELQTLNISRSGMYVMTANSPACGSIVQVRLVLPNLNITVGIEGEVQHTVDVSEAYDRGLKPGFGLKFLRFLTETEAQFHEYVDWLAGAPIRDETPS
- a CDS encoding endonuclease/exonuclease/phosphatase family protein; protein product: MRDRLTVVTYNMWHGLNPTGLIMFEEQETTADRDRRMRGFYHHVRALNPDIIFLQEVNPAPGLSRRLAADLGYDHTFIVDNAGVKIGAFGPPFNFRSGQAILAKPDLHLQALGGTKLSGKFGWAAWHSSLQFSEFRDAVAAAVTVNQRRVLLMGLHAHHGPEADREIQEGLDELEAAGVIDSARRQEILSKFAQASVRRRGELEKALAFASRIGMDRGPVLFAGDFNASPDSPELMWLKNEQQFASVTADEDPASLLITWDHRRNLNTHYFHDFVPVHIFEPDVMRVLNPLVVTGSKRIDYVFHRGFGESYRVVEAGLFGEELFEGHYASDHFGVYAVFHIED
- a CDS encoding tetratricopeptide repeat protein, with the translated sequence MKRLLLLALVVVAAGAFGWWYVSGNHTPRASAKPTPPGPTLAAADVGYPTDPKRLAQWIDETVHELIYKKEKAARRWSPLLAGYCEQGCEDCCGLQAYALQILGQWEEASAYYKRHASAACLFAEAREFSHHRNEPEIALPLYERACHLGLLIACSNAGVILALGNGVPKNPDRAACLYLEACEGGEPIACANLAMLHESGAGPLTDDRKINVLYQRACEAGYTRGCNRLGLRLRDALPQVAANFFYRSCEQGDMRGCLLLADTIAFDRPNEARQLYERACRGGYEPACR
- a CDS encoding CPBP family intramembrane metalloprotease, encoding MTTENTALDAAKTCGKGPFGPWASVGLTLGAIFIMFSVQSLLAIPAIMAGVGDTASGESLSAVDFTTEMLNSPLGLLTTVVAMFFSMVILFGIVVALVQLRGGPTLRDYLGAVRVRVGVYARWLLILFAYGLLMQVVWTVFDLPSEDFVMDIVRHTWVLPLIIPVVVIASPIAEESLFRGFLYAAFDRTPAQRLAVIVVSAAVWSGLHAFQYQWYTVLGMFGMGVVFGFARWLSGSLYVAIALHAFWNLASTIIALLIVAGLLDM
- a CDS encoding CPBP family intramembrane metalloprotease codes for the protein MSDTSPPVEKRGTGRLFLRAALWSGFAFGAWFLGLVAVPGLADISAATDFTDVITWEASPLLAFVLGMLAVCWAARRWRRGGVVEVLGVVAVKWKVVVGLCIVTVVAVLLHDVLRYALGLPLLPPEYTRLIQASNHPIVLSLGFLIAAPIFEEVYFRGFFITAFGGTCLRPWGAAVVAAAIWAFAHTQYDLTYMPIIFLAGLAFAGVRLLTGSIVPAVVAHALINLMSYVHVMFFLER